The DNA segment CATCCTTCATCCTCCTTTTTGTAATAGAGAGCGTCTCGGCCCCCCTGAGGCGCTCTTTTTTTGTCTAATCGAAAAGGTGGTGTATATTTTCTGCCCAGACGCGTTTTCGGGAGTCTATTGAAATGAAACGATACTACCTGCCCTTGGCTGCCCTGGTTCTGATCGCCCTTGTGTGGTTTGCGGTCCTGGGGTTTCTTCGCACGGACAAGACAAAGTTCTACGGGGACGAGTACCGCCGCCCCGCCTTTGATTTTTCGCTCACCGACCAGCGGAACCAGAAATTCATTCTCTCTGAGCACGCGGACAAGGTCATACTGCTTAACTTCGGCTTCACCAACTGCCCCGACGTGTGCCCCACGACTCTCGGGATACTGGGCGAGGTGCTTGATATCGTGGGAGACGATAGGGCGATGGCGCTTTTCGTAACCGTCGACCCCGAGCGCGACACCGCCGAGCGCCTCGGCGCCTACATACCGTTTTTCCACGACCGCATAGTGGGGCTTACGGGTTCCGAGGAGAAAATAAAACAGGTAAACGACGCCTGCGGGACCTTTTATTCAAAGGAGCAGGAGATCTCGGAAGAGGATTACATGGTGGTTCACTCTCCCGCCGTTTACCTGATAGGCCCGGGCGGTGCGATGTTGCTGCGCTACCCCAAGGAAAAGCTTCTTCCGGAGAAAATGGCCGATGACGTAAAACGCCTTCTCCTTTAATGGACCGAACCCATGAGAAAACGCCTTCTTTTCCTTCTTCTTTTCCTTCTTCCGGCTCCCTTGGCGCACGGCGAAGGAATATCGGTAACGGATCCGTGGGTAAGGCAAAACCCGCCGGGCACTTCCGTGACCGCGGCCTACATGGTTATCGAGAATCCCGGTGCGGATGACGAGCTGCTCGGGATTCGCTGCGCCTGCGCCCGCGAGGCCTCGATTCACGTTATCGAGATGAAGAAGGGTTCAGATTCCATGGTGATGCGGGAGGTCCCGTCGATAGCTATTCCCTCGGGCGCTTCGCTCGCCCTTTCCCCGGGAGGCACCCACGTGATGCTGATGGGACTCTCGGGCGATATGGATAAAAGCGTGGTTTTGGAGCTGGAATTCCGCTCGGGCGCGCGGATATCGGTTACCGCGCCCGTTCTCTCCCCCAAGGCCGCGCAGAAGCACAGCCACCACTAGGGCTTACTGCTTGGAGTAGGAGACGGTCAGCACCTGGTCGTCCGAGCCCGTCTGCTGCGCGGGGCCTTTCATTTCGCACTTGGCCCTCATGACGCCCCCCGCCTCGGTTATCAGGGTTTCGATCAGTATTTCTCCGGTTATCCTGCCGGTGCTTTTGATCTCAAGCGACCCGGCGTCTATCTTTCCGTTCACTTCCCCGAATATGATGACCCCTCCGGCGTTTATGTCCCCGGTGACCGAGCCGTTCGGACCAACCACGAACGTGTGGTCCGCCTTCACGTTCCCCTTGAGAGTCCCCTCGACTTTCATCGACCCCTCGCACGAAATGTTCCCCTCGAACACCGCGCCCTTGCCGAGAATCGTTTCAACCGTCTCCGGGTTCTTTTTGCCGTTTTTCTGTTTCTTGCCGTACATGTCGTTTCCCCCCTATCTTATGTATTTTTTGGGGTTTAATCTCATTCCGTGCCTTATTATCTCGTAGTGAAGATGCGGCCCGCTTGAGCGTCCGGTCGACCCGATCTCCCCTATCTTCTCCCCCGCGACGACCTTCTGGCCCTTTTTTACCTCTATCTTCGAGAGGTGCGCGTAGAGAGTCTTGTAGCCTTTTTTATGCTTGATGACTACATACTTGCCGTAGCCCTTGACCCGTTTCGCCTTGTCGACCACGCCGTCTGCCGTGGCGACTACCTCGGTCCCCGTTTTCCCCCTGAAGTCGATTCCGCCGTGAAACTCCCTCGCACCGGAGAAAGGAGATTTCCTGTAGCCGTATCCCGAGGAGATGCTCCCCGAGACGGGTTTTCCGAATGGAAGGACCGCCAGGGAGTCGGCGATGCGGTCTATGTCCTTTTCCACCGCGTCAAAGTAGTCATGGCCTATGTCGTCCACCCTGAACCCGCGCCCGCCTATGGCCGGAGTCCGCCTCTGCTTCTTGGTCGAGAGCTTCTTCTCCATGGAGGCAAGCTTTTTCTCAAGCCTTAAAACTCTTTTTATGAACTTGTCCTCAAGCCGCTTGTCTACGATTATGTCCTGCGACATGTTCGCGACGGCGTCGAGCAGCTCGTTTATCTCCGCTTCCTTCTGCGCCCGTATATCTTCTGCTTCCCCGTAGAGACTGTATGAGAAGAAAAAGGATAAAAACGCGCCCGCAAGGAAAGTTCCAAGCACTCCAAGCGCCATGTGAAACCGCGCCCTGCTGATACCCCAGGAGCGGGTCCAGCCGAACTTGTTGCAGGATACGGTAAGCGACAGTCCGTCGTTTCTTTTCTCCACCCTTAACCTCGCTGCCGCCCGGGAGGCGGCACGTAAATCATGATACGAATCTCCCGTTAAGGATAATCTATAAAAGCCCCTTGTCAAAAAGCCCCAGGCCGCCGCGGCGCCCTGCCGTGGGGCCGGAGAGTCCCCGCTAGTCCGAGTAGCCGGAGATGCGCCCCAGCTGCTCAAGCGTCCTCACTCCCTCGTAGAACTCTCCCCCGATTTCCCAGGTGGGATAGCTCTTTATGTTCTTGGCCGCGCAGAGCGCGGGGTCGGGGTCGGGACCTCTTCGACTGCACTCAACGTAGGTTATGTAGCCGAACGCCCCTCCGAAAAGCTGCTTCTGCCTCTCGCAGTGAGAGCATTTGTAGGAGCCGTACATGGTGGCTCCCCGCTCGGAGAGGTATTTCGCGAGGCTCGCCTGGTAAAAGGTGGCGCTTGAGGGCGATGAGGCCTCTTCTGGCGCCGGAGAGTGAACGGAGTAGGAAATGGCGAACACAAGGACGATCACCGCCCCCGCCCCGCCAAGCGACACGAGAGCACGCCCGGTCGTCCCCTCCCTCCGGGATGCCGCGAGCAAAAACACCGCCGCCGCCACTGCTGCAGACACAACGCACCAGGAGCAGATCGCGTCTATTATAAAAAGCTCGAGGTAGGTTAGGTAGGCGGAAAAACCGACCGCCGCGGCCGAGAGCCAGAAAACAAGGCTCCACTTGGTCCTCCGCCCGAGCGGCAGGAGCACGGCGCCGGCCATGGTGGCGTATCCCAGCACTCCCAGAAGCGAAACCGGGATGCCGCCGATGCTCGAGTAGCGGCTCTCCCTCACCACGTCACAGCCATGCCCCGTGAGGCAGAGCTCGGCTCCCCCGAGCACAAAGTCCGCCACGAGCAGATACACGGAGACCGCCGTTCCCAGCACGCAGAGGGCAAACGCCGCAAGCCCCGTCCCCTCGCCCAGAAAGCTGTTTTTCCATTTGGCCATGGCTGAAACCACCCGTGGGGATATTATACAGCCTATCCGCGGGGTTTAGAAACCGCGGCGGCACAGAAGTTTAAGGACGCGTTAACGGTTTTTTAAGAGGTGATTAAAAAACGCAAAACCTTCGATTTTCCCCTTGTTTTTTCCGCTCCCTGCGGTTTAATAGGTCTTAGGGAAGATGATTAACAACGACAACGTAGCTCACAAGGTCACATTTCCCCGTCCGGCGGAAGGCGGCAGGGCGGCGGCGACGGCGAACCTCGTCTCGACGGTGTTCTCTCCCGCGCTCGTGGTCTTCTACGCCGTCCTTCTCTGCTCCTACTCGATCGAGCACTCCTCGAAGTTTCTCTGGGCCTCCTTTTTCGTGCTGCTTTTCGTGCTCGCCCCCACGGCCTACATTTTCTATCTCATGGGCCAGGGCAAGGTGACGGATTTTCACATAAGCGTCAGGGAGGAGCGGATAAGGCCGCTGAGCGTCATCTTCATCTACTCGGTCTTTCTGCTTATGTTTTACAGTTTCGTCGGCGGACCCGCCGCGCTCGTGACGCTCGGCTATTCGTGCCTGGCGCTGACGGGCCTCTGGATACTGGTATCGTTTTACTGGAAGATAAGCGGCCACTGCGCCGCCATGGGCGCTTTGGGGGCTATGGTGTTCGCCCACCCGCACGAGAGCCTGATTTTCGTTCTTCCGCCCCTGGCCCTGCTGGTTATGTGGTCGAGAGTGAGGCTCGGGTGCCACAGCCTAGCCCAGACTGTCGCGGGACTGGCCATGGGCACAGCGGTTTTCTGGTTTTTCCTTTCCTGATTCCCGGGGTCGGGCGGTCCTTGTTCAGATAAAAAGGTCCATGAGCCCCTTTTTCTCCGCGTCCTCTATGGGGGAACCGCTTGGGTGGCGGAACTCCTCCTCGCCTCCGTAACGCTCGGCCAGGGCCAGTATGGTTTCGGATATGTCGGGAACGACGTCCCGGTAGGGCTCGGACTTTGCCCGGGGAAGCCTGACCCACTTCTCGAGGGTCCCGTCGAATTCTTCGTCCACCCTGTGGAGCACCTCGAATCCCATCTGATCAAGCGCCACGGCGTTGCATTCCTGCTCGTACTGCCCCTTCATCGGCACCGCCAGCAGCTTCTTCCCGAGGAAAAGGGCCTCAGACGGCGTCTCGAACCCCGCGTTTGTGAGTATGCCCTCGCAGCCGGTGAAACTCTCTATGAACCTCTCGTAGCTCACCGGGTACACGGCGACGTTGCCCTCCGTGTAGGGCTCTCCCTTGTAGTGCTTCGAGAAAAGCTCCCAGGGCACGTCGATTTTGCTCAGGTGCCTGATCAGGGTGCGCTCGTCAAAACTCGGGAGGTAAACCGTGTAGTGGCCGTTTTGGCGGACGTCGAAGCGGCGGAGCTCCCCTCTTATTATGGGAGTCTTTATGAAATTGTCGTATTCGCGGAAGTGGAGCCCCAGCGGTATGCACACCGGGGCGTACCACTTTATTATGAACTCCATCACCTTGTTCGGCTTCTCGGGCCTCGGGGTCTTAGGGGAGACGAACGAGGTCTGGTGGGAGAGCGAAACGCAGGGGCGTTTCTTAAGGCGGCACGCCCACGAGGATATGGGCTCGAAGTCGCTTACCACCATGTCGTAATCCGCGACGGGGAGGTCGTTGACGTCCCCTAGCAGCTTGTCGAAGCGGGCCTTCTTTATCGAGGCGTAGTAGTCGATCCCGCCGTTTTTCCCGAAAACGAACCCGAGCCCCCGCAGGTTGTACTTGACCTCGAAGCCGAGATCTATCTCGTGCTGGCGCTCGCTTACCATTATGTCGACCTCGACCGACTTTCTGAGCTCGGCTATCACGTCTCTTGAGCGGCTTATGTGACCGTTTCCGGTTCCCTGTATGGCGTAGAGTATCTTCATCTGCTCTTTTCCCGCGCGAAAATATATTGTAATCCCTTTTGCGCGCGTTGTTAAACGGAACCCGCGGATACAGTTATCCGCGGCATTGTCAAAGCGGGGTAAACGTCCCGTTAAGGGGTGGTTAAAGGCTCGTTCCGGGCGCTTTGGGGCCACTTGCCCATTCGCCGGGGTTTGGTTAACCTAAATGCTCCGTCAAGGCGCATCCGTCATCGGGAGGACTTCATATGGAAATCAAATGGGCGAAGAGAATCGAGGAGCTTCCTCCGTACCTTTTCGCGGAGATCGACAGGAAAAAGGACGAGCTCGTCCAGAAGGGGGTCGACGTGATCGACCTGGGGGTGGGCGATCCGGACATACCGACGCCCGATCACATAATCGAGTCGCTTCGCGAGGCCGCGGGGAATCCCGAGCACCACCGTTACCCCTCCTACGTGGGGATGCTGTCTTTTCGGGAGGCGGCGGCCGACTGGTATGCGGAGCGCTTCGGGGTGACCCTCGATCCCGCAAAAGAAGTAGTGACGCTGATAGGCTCGAAGGAAGGGATAGCCCATGCGCCCCTCGCGTTCGTTGACCCGGGGGACGTGGCGCTCGTGCCGGACCCGGGATACCCGGTGTACCCGGTTTCGACCACGTTTGCGGGAGGAGTTCCCTATCCCATGCCGCTTCTCAAGGAAAACGGCTTTTTCCCTGACCTCGACGCCATTCCCTCCGCGGTGGCGGAGAAAGCGGTCATGATGTTTCTTAACTATCCCAACAACCCGACCACGGTTCTCGCAAACGAGGGATTTTTCAAAGAGGTGGTCGATTTCGCGCGGGAAAACAGCATACTGGTGTGTCACGACGCGGCCTACACCGAGATAGCGTTTTACGGCCAGAATCCCATCAGCTTCCTTGAGATACCGGGGGCGATGGATGTCGGAATCGAGTTCCACTCGCTGTCGAAGACCTTCAGCATGACCGGGTGGCGCCTAGCGTTCGCCGCGGGCAACGAGAAGGCCATAGCGGGCCTGGGGAAGATAAAGACGAACATAGACTCGGGGGCTTTCCAGGCGGTCCAGGAGGCGGGCATAACGGCTCTTCAGAACAGCTCCTTGGGGCTTGAGGAAAGAAAGGAGGTCTACAGGGAGCGCCTTGAGATATTCTGCCGGGGGCTTGAGGAGGCGGGCATAGAGTACACCCGGCCCGAGGCCACCTTCTACGTGTGGTTCGAGGTTCCCGAGGGGATAAGCTCTTCGGAGTTCTGCGCGAGGATGCTTTCTGAGGCGGGAGTGGTGGTCACTCCCGGAAACGGGTTCGGGGACTGCGGGGAGGGCTACGCCAGGGTTTCCGTCACGTTCGATACCGAGAGGATAAGGCAGGCGGCCGAGAGGATAGCCAGTTTCAGGCCGTAGGCGCTCGGGGCCCTAGCCACAGCGAAAAAGAGGTTTACCATAGTGTTTGATTTTCTTAAGTACTTTTGCACCCTGCTTTACATTATTTCTTCCGTTTTTCTCTGCGTATTCGGTCTTCACCGCTACTACCTGGTGCATCTTTACTCGAGGGCCAAGGCGCGCCGGGGAGAAGCCCCGGGGGGCGGGGGTCCGCTTCCGCGCGTCACGGTGCAGCTGCCCGTCTATAACGAGATGTACGTAACCGAGAGGCTTATGCGGGCGGTCTGCGGCATCGACTACCCGAGAGAGCTTCTCGAAGTGCAGGTCCTTGACGACTCAACCGACGACACAAGCCGCATAGCCGCGGGCTGCGCGGAGGAGCTTCGGGCCGCGGGGTTTGACATAAAGCATATCCGAAGGGGATCCCGGGAAGGGTACAAGGCCGGGGCGCTTGCAGCGGGCTGCGCCGAGGCAAGCGGGGAGCTTTTGGCGGTTTTCGACGCGGATTTCGTTCCCCCGAGGGATTTTCTCAGAAAAACCGTGCCATGCTTTGAGGATCCGGAGGTCGGGATAGTGCAGACGAGATGGGGGCATCTGAACCGCGACTACTCCCTTCTCACAAAGGCCCAGTCCGTGCTTCTTGACGGCCATTTCGTAATCGAGCAGGCGGCGCGCCACGGAAACGGCCTTTTTCTTAACTTTAACGGCACTGCCGGCGTGATCCGCAAGAAATGCATAGAGCTCTCCGGCGGGTGGCAGCACGACACCCTCACCGAGGATCTTGACCTGAGCTACAGGGCGCAAATAAATGGGTGGCGTGCGGTCTACCTGCCCGACGTGGTGTCTGACGCCGAACTTCCCGTTGACATGAACGCCTTTAAAATACAGCAGCACAGGTGGGTTAAGGGAGGAATCCAGACTGCCCTCAAGCTTCTGCCCACGGTACTCGGCGCCCCCGGGATTCCGTTTAAGGTAAAGGCCGAGAGCGTATTCCATCTTCTCGGCAACTTCAGCTACCTTTTCCTGCTCGCCACGATAATCCTCATAATACCCATGAACTTCCTCTGGGAGCGCATCTGGCTTAACGACCTTTTCATCGCGAGCGTCACAGGGGTGGCGGTCGGCACTTTCGCCATAATAAGGTTCTACATACTTGCCGTGGGGGAGGCCCACGGTTCCCGGGCTCGGGGATTTTACAAGTACATACCCGTTGCGCTAAGCGTTGGGGCGGGCATCGCCGTTAACAACGCCAAGGCCGTTTTGGAAGCGGTTGCGGGCAGGACGTCGGGCTTTGCGAGGACGCCCAAGTACGCCGTCGTCAGCAGGAAGGACGGGTGGAGAACCTCGGCGTATGTTTCCTCAAAAGGGGTTACGACTTTTTTCGAGGTCGTTCTCTCGCTTTTCTTCACGGTTCAGGTGGCCTACGTCCTGTACATGGGATTTTTCATCTGGATTCCCTTTTTACTGCTCATGCAGTTCGGTTTCACCTATACAGCTTTTCTCTCCATATATCACAGTTCGTGAATCAGGCACTCACCCGGATTGTTCGGATCCTCCTGGCTCGAAAAAATCACGAGTTTCGCGCCTATTCTGATCGAACTCAAGTTAGCCAACGTGCTCTCGAGGAGAAGTAGCGTATTCGAAAGCTTTTGTTCTTACTTCCTCGAGAATTTCTGC comes from the Candidatus Dadabacteria bacterium genome and includes:
- a CDS encoding SCO family protein, which produces MKRYYLPLAALVLIALVWFAVLGFLRTDKTKFYGDEYRRPAFDFSLTDQRNQKFILSEHADKVILLNFGFTNCPDVCPTTLGILGEVLDIVGDDRAMALFVTVDPERDTAERLGAYIPFFHDRIVGLTGSEEKIKQVNDACGTFYSKEQEISEEDYMVVHSPAVYLIGPGGAMLLRYPKEKLLPEKMADDVKRLLL
- a CDS encoding copper chaperone PCu(A)C; this encodes MRKRLLFLLLFLLPAPLAHGEGISVTDPWVRQNPPGTSVTAAYMVIENPGADDELLGIRCACAREASIHVIEMKKGSDSMVMREVPSIAIPSGASLALSPGGTHVMLMGLSGDMDKSVVLELEFRSGARISVTAPVLSPKAAQKHSHH
- a CDS encoding polymer-forming cytoskeletal protein; translation: MYGKKQKNGKKNPETVETILGKGAVFEGNISCEGSMKVEGTLKGNVKADHTFVVGPNGSVTGDINAGGVIIFGEVNGKIDAGSLEIKSTGRITGEILIETLITEAGGVMRAKCEMKGPAQQTGSDDQVLTVSYSKQ
- a CDS encoding M23 family metallopeptidase, whose product is MEKRNDGLSLTVSCNKFGWTRSWGISRARFHMALGVLGTFLAGAFLSFFFSYSLYGEAEDIRAQKEAEINELLDAVANMSQDIIVDKRLEDKFIKRVLRLEKKLASMEKKLSTKKQRRTPAIGGRGFRVDDIGHDYFDAVEKDIDRIADSLAVLPFGKPVSGSISSGYGYRKSPFSGAREFHGGIDFRGKTGTEVVATADGVVDKAKRVKGYGKYVVIKHKKGYKTLYAHLSKIEVKKGQKVVAGEKIGEIGSTGRSSGPHLHYEIIRHGMRLNPKKYIR
- a CDS encoding vitamin K epoxide reductase family protein, which codes for MAKWKNSFLGEGTGLAAFALCVLGTAVSVYLLVADFVLGGAELCLTGHGCDVVRESRYSSIGGIPVSLLGVLGYATMAGAVLLPLGRRTKWSLVFWLSAAAVGFSAYLTYLELFIIDAICSWCVVSAAVAAAVFLLAASRREGTTGRALVSLGGAGAVIVLVFAISYSVHSPAPEEASSPSSATFYQASLAKYLSERGATMYGSYKCSHCERQKQLFGGAFGYITYVECSRRGPDPDPALCAAKNIKSYPTWEIGGEFYEGVRTLEQLGRISGYSD
- a CDS encoding phosphatase PAP2 family protein; protein product: MINNDNVAHKVTFPRPAEGGRAAATANLVSTVFSPALVVFYAVLLCSYSIEHSSKFLWASFFVLLFVLAPTAYIFYLMGQGKVTDFHISVREERIRPLSVIFIYSVFLLMFYSFVGGPAALVTLGYSCLALTGLWILVSFYWKISGHCAAMGALGAMVFAHPHESLIFVLPPLALLVMWSRVRLGCHSLAQTVAGLAMGTAVFWFFLS
- a CDS encoding glycosyl transferase encodes the protein MKILYAIQGTGNGHISRSRDVIAELRKSVEVDIMVSERQHEIDLGFEVKYNLRGLGFVFGKNGGIDYYASIKKARFDKLLGDVNDLPVADYDMVVSDFEPISSWACRLKKRPCVSLSHQTSFVSPKTPRPEKPNKVMEFIIKWYAPVCIPLGLHFREYDNFIKTPIIRGELRRFDVRQNGHYTVYLPSFDERTLIRHLSKIDVPWELFSKHYKGEPYTEGNVAVYPVSYERFIESFTGCEGILTNAGFETPSEALFLGKKLLAVPMKGQYEQECNAVALDQMGFEVLHRVDEEFDGTLEKWVRLPRAKSEPYRDVVPDISETILALAERYGGEEEFRHPSGSPIEDAEKKGLMDLFI
- a CDS encoding LL-diaminopimelate aminotransferase, which encodes MEIKWAKRIEELPPYLFAEIDRKKDELVQKGVDVIDLGVGDPDIPTPDHIIESLREAAGNPEHHRYPSYVGMLSFREAAADWYAERFGVTLDPAKEVVTLIGSKEGIAHAPLAFVDPGDVALVPDPGYPVYPVSTTFAGGVPYPMPLLKENGFFPDLDAIPSAVAEKAVMMFLNYPNNPTTVLANEGFFKEVVDFARENSILVCHDAAYTEIAFYGQNPISFLEIPGAMDVGIEFHSLSKTFSMTGWRLAFAAGNEKAIAGLGKIKTNIDSGAFQAVQEAGITALQNSSLGLEERKEVYRERLEIFCRGLEEAGIEYTRPEATFYVWFEVPEGISSSEFCARMLSEAGVVVTPGNGFGDCGEGYARVSVTFDTERIRQAAERIASFRP
- a CDS encoding glycosyltransferase, which translates into the protein MFDFLKYFCTLLYIISSVFLCVFGLHRYYLVHLYSRAKARRGEAPGGGGPLPRVTVQLPVYNEMYVTERLMRAVCGIDYPRELLEVQVLDDSTDDTSRIAAGCAEELRAAGFDIKHIRRGSREGYKAGALAAGCAEASGELLAVFDADFVPPRDFLRKTVPCFEDPEVGIVQTRWGHLNRDYSLLTKAQSVLLDGHFVIEQAARHGNGLFLNFNGTAGVIRKKCIELSGGWQHDTLTEDLDLSYRAQINGWRAVYLPDVVSDAELPVDMNAFKIQQHRWVKGGIQTALKLLPTVLGAPGIPFKVKAESVFHLLGNFSYLFLLATIILIIPMNFLWERIWLNDLFIASVTGVAVGTFAIIRFYILAVGEAHGSRARGFYKYIPVALSVGAGIAVNNAKAVLEAVAGRTSGFARTPKYAVVSRKDGWRTSAYVSSKGVTTFFEVVLSLFFTVQVAYVLYMGFFIWIPFLLLMQFGFTYTAFLSIYHSS